In Megalobrama amblycephala isolate DHTTF-2021 linkage group LG10, ASM1881202v1, whole genome shotgun sequence, one DNA window encodes the following:
- the tmem234 gene encoding transmembrane protein 234 has translation MVSTSEVFCLFLVAILWGGTNPFLKKGTEGIEGVQRDNRLLQFLAEVKFLFLNFKYLVPFLLNQSGSLMFYFTLASTDLSLAVPMVNSLTFLFTLLMGKLLGEEFGGKRALLGMLLIMSGVTVCILSSVSETDGTGLRNTSDH, from the exons ATGGTGTCAACAA GTGAagtgttttgtctgtttttggtCGCGATCTTGTGGGGAGGAACAAACCCCTTCCTGAAAAAAGGCACAGAGGGCATTGAAGGGGTTCAGAGGGACAACAGACTCCTCCAGTTTCTGGCTGAGGTCAAATTCCTGTTTCTCAATTTCAAG tatttGGTGCCATTCCTGTTGAACCAAAGTGGATCATTAATGTTCTACTTCACTCTTGCTTCTACGG ATCTATCTCTGGCTGTGCCCATGGTGAATTCCCTCACATTTCTGTTCACATTACTAATGGGTAAACTGCTTGGAGAAGAGTTTGGAGGAAAGA GAGCTCTGCTGGGAATGTTACTCATCATGTCTGGAGTGACTGTGTGCATCCTGAGTTCTGTCTCTGAGACGGACGGCACAGGGCTCCGCAACACAAGTGACCACTAA
- the LOC125277603 gene encoding CD276 antigen-like gives MKDMFAIYKRNIQLVAVLHLKAGLSKQEEDDITLNHVQVFCDSPSFRVNVPDRYLLAIRGRPAVLGCEFTPDPDLSSLVITWQRSENSQVVHSFYYQQDQLDRQSREFHNRTSLFISELGKGNASLRINSVLPKDAGQYLCQVSNAKGTGRAQIELDYGALYSEPKFYIHVNSTTVTVQFETEGFPKPEVIWLGEHGQNLSYHLELHDQTEDGLYVVKSSFEAQKPVVNVTFTLKNNLLNQYLQRPLFLSYVSNEAGDRSWKMAAIISLSIISVILFAVVMFLRFRKPIKLYL, from the exons ATGAAAGATATGTTTGCAATATATAAAAGAAaca TTCAGTTGGTGGCAGTACTGCACCTAAAAGCTGGTTTAAGCAAGCAAGAAGAAGACGACATAACGCTCAACCATGTGCAGGTGTTCTGCGATTCAC CCTCTTTTAGGGTGAATGTTCCTGACAGGTATTTGCTGGCAATCCGGGGTCGTCCAGCTGTTCTGGGCTGTGAGTTCACACCTGATCCTGACCTCTCCAGCCTGGTGATTACCTGGCAAAGATCGGAGAACTCACAGGTTGTCCACAGTTTCTATTATCAGCAGGACCAACTGGACAGGCAGAGTCGAGAATTCCATAATCGGACATCATTGTTTATTTCAGAGCTTGGTAAAGGAAATGCCTCTCTTAGAATTAATTCAGTTTTACCTAAGGATGCCGGTCAATACCTTTGCCAAGTGAGCAATGCTAAAGGGACAGGAAGAGCCCAGATAGAGCTGGACTACGGGG CGCTTTACTCCGAGCCTAAGTTTTACATTCATGTGAACTCCACAACTGTGACAGTGCAGTTTGAGACGGAGGGATTCCCCAAACCTGAGGTGATCTGGCTGGGGGAACACGGCCAGAACCTCAGCTATCACCTGGAGCTCCATGACCAGACAGAAGATGGGCTTTATGTAGTTAAGAGCAGTTTTGAGGCCCAGAAGCCAGTGgttaatgtcacatttacacTAAAGAACAACCTCCTGAACCAGTACCTTCAGAGACCCCTGTTCCTCAGCTATG tttcaaatGAGGCTGGAGATAGAAGCTGGAAGATGGCGGCAATAATTTCTCTATCAATAATAAGCGTCATTCTTTTTGCTGTTGTGATGTTTTTACGATTCAGAAAACCAATAAAACTCTACCTATGA